A portion of the Stigmatella aurantiaca DW4/3-1 genome contains these proteins:
- a CDS encoding alginate lyase family protein, whose protein sequence is MSTLDYYTTLVRLAPTAVAKSAVRRVQGAARQALYRHRERVDEPRLLQAYAAVSADELVSNLLATRHTLIWCETRQRASVLETLAAVPGASERALARARAALRQEFDVFGTRVVFGEGRPVDWSRDPVSGHAYPLEDVAQLKLLRPGSDPKYPWVLGRLDSLVALGQGYWVEQAEPERARFARAFVLQTLDFLQANPLGMGVHWSCPMEISLRAANLAQALALFAEAPEVQRPEFLVPVLGALAEHTAWVEAHLEDQGAVPNNHLVSNYVGLLVTGLLYPELPGALRQVALSVKGLRAQMEAQVHPEGTSFEGSIPYHRLAVELFTLAHVVGQAAGVSFGEAYLDRLRGMYRAVRAWCSEQGLAPQVGDNDSGRIFPFRDRSDREHGYLVPLGAALLGDETLSGGDFPDEAAWLLGRPGLERFQTLRPAGPPASVSFPAGGFHVLRGAGAVITVSAGPQGQGGVGGHSHNDKLSFELHLKGAPVIVDPGTGTYTRDPAQRNAFRSTAAHNTLMVDGVEQVAIVPERLFALPEAARARVEIFQSGLELDRLCARHDGYRTLPSPVGIERTFLLDKRERALSVTDRLTGTGQHEVMGRLHLPDVHARLRTPFPEELARALRVPEAPRTFEPLGVELGPEGAARALVLFGLGLEPRLDPSWYSPAYGRVEPARVVTYGARLMPPSWLRWVVVFL, encoded by the coding sequence ATGAGTACTCTTGATTATTACACGACTCTCGTACGGCTCGCGCCCACCGCTGTGGCGAAGAGCGCGGTGCGCCGCGTTCAGGGCGCGGCCCGGCAAGCACTCTACCGGCACCGTGAACGAGTGGACGAACCCCGCCTCCTTCAGGCGTATGCGGCCGTCTCCGCCGATGAACTGGTGAGCAACCTGCTCGCCACGCGCCACACCCTCATCTGGTGTGAGACGCGGCAGCGGGCCTCCGTGCTGGAGACGCTCGCGGCGGTGCCAGGCGCCTCGGAGCGTGCCCTGGCGCGTGCCCGGGCGGCGCTGCGTCAGGAATTCGACGTCTTCGGAACGCGGGTGGTGTTCGGCGAGGGCCGTCCCGTGGACTGGTCGCGGGATCCAGTGAGCGGCCACGCGTATCCTCTCGAAGACGTGGCGCAGTTGAAGCTGCTGCGGCCCGGCTCGGATCCGAAGTACCCCTGGGTGCTCGGGCGGCTCGACAGCCTCGTGGCGCTGGGGCAGGGCTACTGGGTGGAGCAGGCGGAGCCGGAGCGGGCGCGCTTCGCGAGGGCCTTCGTCCTTCAAACGCTCGACTTTCTCCAGGCCAATCCGCTGGGCATGGGCGTGCATTGGTCTTGCCCCATGGAGATCTCGCTGCGCGCGGCCAACCTCGCGCAGGCGCTCGCCCTGTTCGCCGAGGCTCCGGAGGTTCAACGTCCCGAGTTCCTCGTGCCCGTGCTGGGCGCGCTGGCCGAGCACACCGCTTGGGTGGAGGCCCACCTGGAGGATCAGGGGGCGGTGCCCAACAACCACCTTGTCTCCAATTACGTGGGCTTGCTGGTGACGGGCCTGCTGTACCCCGAGCTTCCGGGAGCACTTCGCCAGGTGGCCCTGTCGGTGAAGGGCCTGCGCGCGCAGATGGAGGCGCAGGTGCACCCGGAGGGCACGTCGTTCGAAGGCTCGATTCCCTACCACCGGCTCGCGGTGGAGCTGTTCACCCTGGCCCACGTGGTGGGACAGGCCGCGGGGGTGTCGTTCGGTGAGGCCTACCTGGATCGCCTGAGAGGAATGTACCGGGCCGTGCGCGCGTGGTGCTCGGAGCAGGGATTGGCGCCGCAGGTGGGCGACAACGATTCAGGCCGGATCTTCCCCTTCCGGGACCGCTCGGATCGGGAGCATGGCTACTTGGTGCCCCTGGGCGCGGCGCTCCTGGGCGACGAGACGCTGTCGGGCGGGGACTTTCCAGACGAAGCGGCGTGGTTGCTGGGTCGGCCGGGCCTGGAGCGGTTTCAAACCCTTCGCCCAGCGGGGCCTCCTGCCTCGGTGAGCTTCCCCGCGGGGGGATTCCACGTGTTGCGTGGGGCAGGGGCGGTCATCACCGTGAGCGCGGGGCCCCAGGGACAAGGTGGGGTGGGGGGCCACAGTCACAACGACAAGCTCTCCTTCGAACTGCACCTGAAGGGTGCGCCCGTCATCGTGGATCCAGGCACGGGCACGTACACGCGGGATCCCGCGCAGCGCAATGCCTTCCGAAGCACGGCCGCCCACAACACGTTGATGGTGGATGGCGTGGAACAGGTGGCCATCGTCCCCGAACGGCTCTTCGCGCTTCCCGAGGCGGCGCGCGCGCGGGTGGAGATCTTCCAATCCGGTCTGGAGTTGGACCGGCTCTGTGCTCGGCACGATGGTTACCGGACGTTGCCCTCACCGGTGGGAATCGAGCGGACCTTCTTGCTCGACAAGCGTGAGCGGGCGCTGTCGGTGACGGATCGGCTGACCGGCACGGGTCAGCATGAAGTGATGGGCCGGCTGCATTTGCCGGATGTTCATGCGCGGCTGCGGACACCGTTTCCCGAAGAGCTGGCGAGGGCCTTGCGCGTTCCGGAGGCACCACGCACCTTCGAGCCGCTCGGTGTGGAGCTGGGCCCCGAGGGCGCCGCGCGGGCATTGGTTCTTTTCGGACTGGGGCTGGAGCCCCGATTGGATCCGTCCTGGTACTCGCCTGCGTATGGACGGGTCGAACCGGCACGGGTGGTGACTTACGGGGCGCGGCTGATGCCCCCGTCGTGGCTGCGGTGGGTGGTCGTCTTTTTGTGA
- a CDS encoding nucleotide sugar dehydrogenase, protein MRLMKSPLVDMIHKREAKVGVVGLGYVGLPLGMAFAEAGFPVTGLDIDKRKIEKIGKGESYIKHISSEPLKKLTGEGKLQATSDFAKAKDMDCIVICVPTPLTASREPDMSFIIQTGEALAPYVRPNQLFVLESTTYPGTTEEVLKPLLEKGGLKAGVDFHLAFSPEREDPGNKSFNTKTIPKIVGGFTPACLEVAQALYASALKEIVPVSSTRVAELSKLLENIFRCVNIAMVNEMKMLCDRMNIDVWEVIQAASTKPFGFMPFYPGPGLGGHCIPIDPFYLTWKAREYEFHTKFIELAGEVNTQMPYYVVQRTMEALNKHKKTLNGAKVLCLGAAYKKDIDDMRESPSLRVISLLIEKGAEVSYHDPYVPKLEKGHGFHHEMKSVPLTPETYAEYDAVVILTDHSNIDYATVVQKSHCVVDTRNATKLVGPGREKVMKA, encoded by the coding sequence ATGCGACTGATGAAGAGCCCGTTGGTGGACATGATTCACAAGCGGGAGGCGAAGGTGGGCGTGGTGGGGCTGGGCTACGTGGGTCTGCCGCTGGGGATGGCGTTCGCGGAGGCCGGTTTTCCGGTGACGGGTCTCGACATCGACAAGCGCAAGATCGAGAAGATCGGCAAGGGGGAGAGCTACATCAAGCACATCTCCAGCGAGCCACTCAAGAAGCTCACCGGCGAGGGCAAGCTTCAGGCGACCTCGGACTTCGCCAAGGCGAAGGACATGGACTGCATCGTCATCTGCGTGCCCACGCCACTGACGGCCTCGCGCGAGCCGGACATGAGCTTCATCATTCAGACGGGGGAGGCGCTGGCCCCCTACGTGCGGCCCAACCAGTTGTTCGTGTTGGAGTCCACCACGTACCCGGGCACCACCGAGGAGGTGCTCAAGCCGCTGCTGGAGAAGGGCGGCTTGAAGGCGGGCGTGGACTTCCACCTGGCCTTCAGCCCCGAGCGTGAGGACCCGGGCAACAAGAGCTTCAACACGAAGACCATTCCGAAGATCGTCGGTGGCTTCACGCCCGCGTGCCTCGAGGTGGCCCAGGCCCTCTACGCCAGCGCGCTCAAGGAAATCGTTCCGGTGTCCTCCACGCGCGTGGCGGAGCTCTCCAAGCTGCTGGAGAACATCTTCCGGTGCGTGAACATCGCCATGGTCAACGAGATGAAGATGCTCTGCGACCGGATGAACATCGATGTGTGGGAGGTCATCCAGGCGGCCAGCACCAAGCCGTTCGGCTTCATGCCCTTCTACCCGGGCCCCGGCCTCGGTGGGCACTGCATCCCGATCGATCCGTTCTACCTGACGTGGAAGGCGCGCGAGTACGAGTTCCACACCAAGTTCATCGAGCTTGCGGGCGAGGTGAACACGCAGATGCCCTACTACGTGGTGCAGCGCACCATGGAGGCGCTCAACAAGCACAAGAAGACGCTCAATGGCGCGAAGGTGCTCTGCCTGGGCGCGGCCTACAAGAAGGACATCGACGACATGCGCGAGAGCCCGAGCCTTCGCGTCATCTCGCTGCTCATCGAGAAGGGCGCCGAGGTCAGCTACCACGACCCGTACGTGCCGAAGCTGGAAAAGGGCCACGGCTTCCACCACGAGATGAAGTCCGTGCCGCTGACCCCGGAGACGTACGCGGAGTACGACGCGGTGGTCATCCTCACCGATCACTCCAACATCGACTACGCGACAGTGGTGCAGAAGTCCCACTGCGTCGTCGACACGCGCAACGCCACGAAGCTGGTGGGCCCGGGACGTGAGAAGGTCATGAAGGCTTAG
- a CDS encoding TldD/PmbA family protein — protein MSRLRVLPLLVSSAAFLLAAAPPADPRLSLLDAMVAEMNRNQQQLKLQGHEPPYFMSYQLKDYDQQVITARYGALFVNDGYRDRRLSVDVRVGTYEFDSSVPEELDFAFTTKGTSYFARPEGPIDDSPTALRTALWLLTDERYKSALFQFLKKKGEDVYTVEDPKRPPSLSREKPNTYVQAPVSFPFDRERWTRVARELSGRFNGRPEIFDSDVRITADKVVRLFVSTEGSRIVTEETLYGLHVSAMARAEDGQLLDNARTFYSPTEAGLPSEADLAKAADVVISELLALRQAPAIDPYTGPAILAPEASGVLFHETVGHRLEGNRQGDDREGKTFRGQEGKPVLPTFLSIHDDPTLRSLEGDPLNGYYLFDEEGVKGQRVTLVEKGVLKNYLLSRQPVEGFLQSNGHGRSQGTRRPVARMANLLVESSKQVSDEELKKMLIAEAKRQGKPYGLIIRDITGGNTNTSSYGYQAFKGVPRMVYRVDVRDGKESLVRGVEIVGTPLSSVNRILASGKKAGLFNGFCGAESGMVPVSTVAPAVLLQELELQRSVEGKDRPPILPSPTSPAAQETKK, from the coding sequence ATGTCCCGCTTGCGTGTCCTCCCCCTGCTGGTTTCCTCCGCCGCCTTTCTGCTGGCCGCCGCGCCTCCGGCCGATCCGCGCCTGTCCTTGCTCGACGCGATGGTGGCGGAGATGAACCGCAACCAGCAACAGCTCAAGCTCCAGGGGCATGAGCCCCCGTACTTCATGAGCTATCAACTCAAGGACTATGACCAGCAGGTCATCACCGCGCGCTATGGCGCCCTGTTCGTCAATGACGGCTACCGGGATCGCCGGCTGTCGGTGGACGTGCGGGTCGGCACGTACGAGTTCGACAGCTCGGTGCCCGAGGAGCTGGACTTCGCCTTCACCACCAAGGGGACCAGCTACTTCGCCCGCCCCGAAGGCCCCATCGACGATTCGCCCACGGCGCTGCGCACCGCGCTCTGGCTGTTGACGGACGAGCGCTACAAGTCGGCGCTCTTCCAGTTCCTCAAGAAGAAGGGAGAGGACGTCTACACGGTGGAGGACCCCAAGCGGCCACCGTCCTTGTCCCGGGAGAAGCCGAACACCTATGTGCAGGCCCCGGTGTCCTTTCCGTTCGACCGGGAGCGCTGGACGCGCGTGGCGCGTGAGCTGTCCGGCCGGTTCAACGGCCGCCCGGAGATCTTCGATTCCGATGTGCGCATCACCGCCGACAAGGTGGTGCGCCTCTTCGTGTCCACGGAGGGCAGCCGCATCGTCACCGAGGAGACGTTGTACGGGCTGCACGTCTCGGCCATGGCGCGGGCCGAGGACGGACAGCTGCTGGACAACGCACGCACCTTCTACTCACCCACCGAAGCAGGCCTGCCCAGCGAGGCGGATCTGGCCAAGGCCGCGGACGTGGTCATCTCGGAGTTGCTGGCCCTGCGCCAGGCGCCCGCGATCGATCCCTACACGGGACCGGCCATCCTCGCGCCCGAGGCCTCCGGCGTCCTCTTCCATGAAACGGTCGGCCACCGGCTCGAGGGAAACCGCCAGGGCGATGACCGCGAAGGGAAGACCTTCCGGGGGCAGGAGGGCAAGCCGGTGCTGCCGACGTTCCTCTCCATTCATGATGATCCCACCTTGCGCTCGTTGGAGGGGGATCCCCTCAACGGCTACTACCTCTTCGATGAGGAAGGGGTGAAGGGGCAGCGGGTGACGCTCGTGGAGAAGGGCGTGCTGAAGAACTACCTGCTGTCCCGCCAGCCGGTGGAGGGGTTCCTCCAGTCCAATGGCCATGGGCGCAGTCAGGGCACGCGCCGGCCGGTGGCGCGCATGGCCAACCTGCTCGTCGAGTCCTCGAAGCAGGTGAGTGACGAGGAGCTGAAGAAGATGCTCATCGCGGAGGCGAAGCGGCAGGGCAAGCCCTATGGGCTCATCATCCGCGACATCACCGGTGGAAACACCAACACCTCCAGCTACGGCTACCAGGCCTTCAAGGGCGTGCCGCGCATGGTGTACCGGGTGGATGTCCGTGATGGGAAGGAGTCGCTGGTGCGCGGGGTGGAGATCGTCGGAACCCCGCTGTCATCGGTGAACCGCATTCTCGCCTCGGGCAAGAAGGCAGGGCTCTTCAACGGCTTCTGTGGCGCAGAGAGCGGCATGGTGCCCGTGTCCACCGTGGCGCCCGCGGTGCTGCTCCAGGAACTCGAGTTGCAGCGCTCGGTGGAGGGCAAGGATCGTCCGCCCATCCTCCCCAGCCCCACGTCCCCGGCTGCTCAGGAGACGAAGAAGTAA
- a CDS encoding RICIN domain-containing protein, which translates to MTLFTKKTARWMGAGMLLTSAVACDSGEPVVETQTVDSVTQEAIVSSITEGDYVIRSVMTNKCIDVASSSTADGAKVQQWDCNGTNAQKFHISPTSDGFWKIINVNSNKALDIAEASTAQNAVLHQWSYVGGTNQQFQFTSRGNNQFSFHPRHTGMAIDLYWGSADNGTIFVQYPYTGTANQLWTFDKVSGGGGGGGGGPPGTVPVVVTNNCPFNLNVVLSGVGDVALERDAAGNRIFRNLAKGSSYTYYPPGNYPSGRVSAYKTLPSPASPRELEKAEFTLGPDGNNVQNIYYNLTYVDHVGLPMKISSTGTSGCQMVQCNRSHSSLMSSINSACPDGLRYSMGGDTVCLAPRSFCIDGEYAGDSRRGSVCGRLDSEITRCAQKYPGQCNPGADKTPQVYACSGGFFAQSAKWCSAITRGMVDNPDSTNVAQYYNTGKPYNIYAKWVHDQCGAVYSFAYDDYPMAANQAGFYTCNGGRQLDVTFCPAG; encoded by the coding sequence ATGACCCTTTTTACAAAGAAGACCGCGCGGTGGATGGGCGCGGGGATGCTGCTCACCTCGGCCGTGGCATGTGACTCAGGCGAGCCAGTGGTTGAAACACAAACCGTAGACAGCGTGACGCAGGAAGCCATCGTGTCGAGCATCACGGAGGGCGACTACGTCATCCGCTCGGTCATGACCAACAAATGTATCGACGTGGCCTCCTCGAGCACCGCGGATGGCGCCAAGGTGCAGCAGTGGGACTGTAATGGCACCAACGCGCAGAAGTTCCACATCTCCCCGACCTCGGACGGGTTCTGGAAGATCATCAACGTCAACAGCAACAAGGCGCTCGACATCGCGGAGGCCAGCACCGCGCAGAACGCCGTCCTCCACCAGTGGTCGTACGTGGGCGGGACCAACCAGCAGTTCCAGTTCACCTCGCGGGGCAACAACCAGTTCAGCTTCCACCCCCGCCACACGGGCATGGCCATCGATCTCTACTGGGGCTCGGCGGACAACGGGACCATCTTCGTGCAGTACCCGTATACCGGCACCGCCAACCAGCTGTGGACGTTCGACAAGGTGAGCGGTGGCGGCGGTGGCGGCGGCGGTGGCCCTCCTGGCACGGTTCCCGTGGTGGTGACCAACAACTGCCCGTTCAACCTGAACGTGGTGCTCTCGGGCGTGGGCGACGTGGCATTGGAGCGGGACGCCGCGGGCAACCGGATCTTCCGCAACCTGGCCAAGGGCAGCTCGTACACCTACTACCCGCCGGGCAACTACCCCAGTGGCCGCGTGTCCGCGTACAAGACCCTGCCGTCGCCCGCCTCTCCGCGTGAGCTGGAGAAGGCCGAGTTCACGCTGGGGCCCGATGGCAACAACGTGCAGAACATCTATTACAACCTCACGTACGTGGACCACGTGGGCCTGCCCATGAAGATCTCCAGCACGGGCACGAGCGGTTGCCAGATGGTGCAGTGCAACCGGTCCCACAGCTCGCTGATGTCGTCCATCAACAGCGCCTGCCCGGACGGGCTGCGCTACTCCATGGGCGGCGACACGGTGTGTCTGGCGCCGCGCTCCTTCTGCATCGACGGAGAGTACGCGGGTGACTCGCGCCGCGGCTCCGTCTGCGGACGGCTGGACTCCGAGATCACCCGGTGCGCGCAGAAGTACCCCGGCCAGTGCAACCCGGGCGCGGACAAGACGCCTCAGGTCTATGCCTGCTCGGGCGGCTTCTTCGCTCAGAGCGCCAAGTGGTGCTCGGCCATCACCCGCGGCATGGTGGACAACCCGGACAGCACCAACGTGGCCCAGTATTACAACACGGGCAAGCCCTACAACATCTACGCCAAGTGGGTCCACGACCAGTGCGGCGCGGTGTACTCGTTCGCCTATGACGACTACCCCATGGCGGCGAACCAGGCGGGGTTCTACACCTGCAACGGTGGCAGGCAGCTCGACGTGACGTTCTGCCCGGCGGGCTGA
- a CDS encoding DUF4157 domain-containing protein, which produces MDSIQKAAARGIQTPSMRLPFLETLQPLFGRHDLSQVQAHVGSEAAASATAMNARAYATGNHVVFAGSPDLRTTAHEVAHVVQQRAGVQLADGVGQAGDAYERHADAVADRVTSRQSAEGLLQRFEADPVSSAIQREERTTSIYNRVGNTNDFRKGMEIIDSTSVSAYVHLSRDAAPGEDSVNTQQQPHFFNGLQEPTKRSQVKVEGAGAQADLSAYTRANNAHITLEGRYAMVMSSLANGFVDLQAVKSGPPVAAQFANLNFGSYADHGDVQKSQRDIFTYISDYAEQATEIVMQRPEAFEGERNELLEQIDAVEAETRDFAYSLIQRSSLRNLDDSDFVHYGGEEWDPLIRDDIE; this is translated from the coding sequence GTGGACAGCATCCAGAAGGCCGCGGCACGGGGCATTCAAACGCCCTCCATGCGGCTGCCTTTCTTGGAAACACTCCAACCCCTGTTCGGGCGCCATGACCTGAGTCAGGTGCAGGCGCACGTGGGTTCGGAGGCGGCCGCGAGCGCCACGGCCATGAACGCCCGGGCGTATGCCACCGGGAACCATGTGGTGTTCGCCGGATCCCCGGATCTTCGGACCACCGCGCATGAAGTGGCGCACGTGGTGCAGCAGCGGGCTGGGGTCCAACTCGCGGATGGAGTGGGACAGGCGGGGGATGCGTACGAACGGCACGCCGACGCGGTGGCCGACAGGGTGACGTCACGGCAATCGGCGGAGGGACTGCTCCAGCGATTCGAGGCTGACCCTGTCTCTTCCGCGATTCAGCGGGAAGAGAGGACCACGTCCATCTACAACCGGGTGGGGAACACCAATGACTTTCGCAAGGGCATGGAGATCATCGACTCCACGAGTGTGAGCGCGTATGTCCATCTTTCGAGAGATGCGGCGCCGGGGGAAGACAGCGTCAACACCCAGCAGCAACCGCATTTCTTCAATGGGCTCCAGGAGCCTACCAAGCGGAGCCAGGTGAAGGTGGAGGGCGCAGGGGCGCAAGCTGACCTGAGCGCCTATACACGCGCCAACAATGCCCATATTACGCTGGAGGGCAGGTATGCGATGGTGATGTCTAGCCTTGCGAACGGCTTTGTCGACCTCCAGGCGGTCAAGAGCGGGCCACCCGTGGCGGCGCAGTTTGCCAATCTCAACTTCGGCTCTTATGCCGATCACGGAGATGTGCAGAAGTCGCAGCGAGACATTTTTACCTATATCAGCGACTACGCGGAGCAGGCGACCGAGATCGTGATGCAACGCCCGGAAGCCTTTGAAGGCGAGAGAAACGAACTGCTCGAACAGATTGATGCGGTCGAGGCCGAAACACGAGATTTCGCCTATTCCTTGATACAGAGGAGTTCGCTTCGAAATCTCGATGATAGTGATTTCGTACACTATGGCGGCGAGGAATGGGATCCCCTTATCCGAGATGACATCGAGTAA